GGGCTACTTCACCAGCCAGCCTCCATCGACCGCCAGACAGTGCCCGGTGATGTGCCGCGCGGAGTCGCTCACCAGCCAGAGCAGGGCCTCGGTGATCTCGCGCGGTTCCAGAACCTCCTCGAAGAGCTGATGGTGGAGAAAGACTCGGTGGATATCGGCGGGGGTCACGCCGAGTTCCTCGGCCAGCCCGTCGAGCATCGGCGAGGCGACCGCGCCCGGCAGGATGGCGTTGACCGTCACCCCGTACGGTGCCAGCTCAACGGCCATGGATCGGGTCAACCCGATGACCCCGTGTTTCGCAGCGCTGTAGTGGGCGAAGTGCGCCAGCCCCCGCGCGCCTGCCGTCGAGGAGATATTGACGATCCGGCCGCCCGGTCGCTTCAGCAGGTGCGGCGCCGCGTACTTGCTGACCAGCCAGACACTCTTCAAGTCGGTGTCGACAACGGCGTCCCATTGCTCCTCGGTCAGCTCCCAGAACGGACCGCTCCCGGCGATGGCGGCGTTGTTGACGACGATATCGAGCCGCCCGAAGGTCGCTACCGTCTCGGCCACCGCCGCCGCCACCTCGTCCGCCGACCGGACATCGGCGACCAGTCCCAGGGCAGGCCGGTCCAGGTCTTCGACCGCGGCAACGACCGCGTCAAGCTCGGCGCGCGTGCCTAACGGGTAGGTGGGAACCTCCAGATCGCGGCAGATATCCAGCGCGGCGATGGCGGCTCCCGCACGCGCCAAGGCGAGGCAGTGCTCGCGCCCCTGCCCCCGTGCCGCGCCTGTCACCAGGGCGACCTTGCCCTCGAGGTTCGGCGTAACCACCGGTACCCTCCGGCACTCTGCGGCATCCGCCGCCATCCCCCGGCGACGCAACTGCGTCTGATCCGTTTCGACGCGCCTCTGGAACTAACAAGAAATCGCTGCTACAGTATCGATAGCACTCATGACATGGAGCCGCAAATCGATTTTGTGGAGATCTCGCGTCGTTTGCGGTCAGAGAGAACCAGGAGGGAGCCGATGGCACGACGAGGCCGGCGACTCCTGACCGTAGGGGAAGCGTGCCAGTACCTCGGGGTCAGCCGCATGACGTTGCTGGCGGCCGAAGAGTCGGGGCTGCTGGCGCCGTCGCGGACACCGGGCGGGCATCGCCGCTACGACCCGGCGGAGCTCGACCGATTTCTGAACCGGGGACGCCCGTCGCCCGCCAGCGTCACAGTCGCCGATGGTCCGCCATCCAGGCAGAACGGACCGGTGCCGGTCACCGGGTCGTCACGCCTGCTCCTGCGCGAGGCAATCCGCCGGTTGACCCTCCTGCTCCGAGCGGACGCCGCCGGACTCTACCTCCTGGACGAGCGGCAGGAACTGGGGTGGTGCACCTCGTTCGGCATCCCCCAGTGGCGCACCGCGCAACTCGCCCAGAGCGCGCCGCCCCGGGCGGTGGTCCGCGCGCTGATGAAGCGTCAGTGCGAGCTATTCGAGTCGAGTTCTGAACGGTTCCCGCTGCCCACCGCTCGCGGCAGCGGGGCAGCCGTCCCGCTGGAGACCGGGGACGAGCCGCTGGGGGTGGTTGTGGTCACCGTGGGCCAGGACCGGCAACTGCTCCCGAGCGAGATCGAGATCATTGAGACCGCCGCCTTCTACATCGGCGTGCTGGTCCGTCAGCAGCGGCGCCTCGAGACCCTGGAGACCCGGCTCGCGTCGATCCACGACCTCACAGCCGGCACACACCCACCGGGAGTTCACGGCACGGTGTGAGCTCCCGGCGGGAGACGCCGGGTTCTGCGCAATTGCGTTGTCCTGCACCTGGATCGGCCCGGTCCTGACGCGCCGGTCAGGCCCACCGGCCGCGCTCCGCACTCAGTTGCTTCGCTCCTGCAAGACCAGGATGCCGATAGCGATGAGAAACGTCAGCGCCACGCCCACGATCGGGTCGATCACGCCCGCCGCTCCCCCTTCTCACGTCGAGTCCGGCCCACACACGACCTGACCGGCAGCGGGATGCTCCCCATTACCGAGCCATCGCCCGCCATGTCGGTCATCATTGATGGTAGTCCATCTCACCTGTCCAAATCGAGGCCCCAACCGCGCCAGGAGCCATCGACTGCGGCGCACATAGTGACGCCACGCCTGCACGGCGCAGCGGCAGGTGGCGGCGAGGCTTCCCGCGCTGTGGTTTGGGTCCGGGGGTTATTGGAGGTTGGCGAATTGCATGGGTGTCCGCAGTCGGCACGTGCCCGGGGGTTCACCCCCGGGCTGACAACGGAAGCCGGCTAGAGCCGGCTGGGGTGGCGATCGGCCGGGTCGTGGGTGGTGCGAGGATCCCCGCGCCGCAGCCCGTGCCCGGGGCTAAAGCCGCCGGGCTGATATGGGGTAAGCCCACTGAAGGGGCTGCGATGGCCACGCCTGGGCGGAGCCGGTCTGGCCTCCCATCGGATACAGCGTCCCCAGCCCCTTCAGTGGGCTTCGCCTCCTAGCCCGGCGGCTTGAGCCCCGGGCACAGGCCGAGACGCTGGACACCGTATCACCGGGATCTGAGCCTTCATCTCCCCAGCCGGCTTATGGTCTTTCACAACTGAATCGGACTATCGCTCCGTCGACCGCTGCGAGGTGCGACAGGACACAACCCACGCACGATTCTAAGCGCTCCGCAGGCATCGATGTGCCTAGGCGAGTATGGTCCGAGTTAGTTTGGAAACATCATCAGCCGGCTTTCCTTGTCAGCCCGGCGGCTTGAGCCCCGGGCACGCGACGAATGGCGGGCCCCCAACGCCGGCATGTGAACGCTTTTCCCCCGGCCGCTCTAGCTGACCATTTTCGGGATGATAGCCGACCGAGTCCCGGGCAGGGTGCCTGTCAATCGAGCTGGTACAACTCGCGCGCGTTGCCGGAGAGGATGAGCCCGGCGGCCTCCTGCGCCTCGGCTTCGGAGAGCATGTTGTCGGTCACAAGATCGGACAGGACCTGCCCGAGCGCCTGCTTGCCCAGCTTGGCGCTGGTGTAGTTGATTTCGGGCAGTGCGTAGCCGTCCGACCCGTAGACCACCTTGGAGATGGGGGCCATCTCCAGCACCTCGCTCAAGATGC
This genomic window from Sphaerobacter thermophilus DSM 20745 contains:
- a CDS encoding helix-turn-helix domain-containing protein, which produces MARRGRRLLTVGEACQYLGVSRMTLLAAEESGLLAPSRTPGGHRRYDPAELDRFLNRGRPSPASVTVADGPPSRQNGPVPVTGSSRLLLREAIRRLTLLLRADAAGLYLLDERQELGWCTSFGIPQWRTAQLAQSAPPRAVVRALMKRQCELFESSSERFPLPTARGSGAAVPLETGDEPLGVVVVTVGQDRQLLPSEIEIIETAAFYIGVLVRQQRRLETLETRLASIHDLTAGTHPPGVHGTV
- a CDS encoding mycofactocin-coupled SDR family oxidoreductase, whose product is MVTPNLEGKVALVTGAARGQGREHCLALARAGAAIAALDICRDLEVPTYPLGTRAELDAVVAAVEDLDRPALGLVADVRSADEVAAAVAETVATFGRLDIVVNNAAIAGSGPFWELTEEQWDAVVDTDLKSVWLVSKYAAPHLLKRPGGRIVNISSTAGARGLAHFAHYSAAKHGVIGLTRSMAVELAPYGVTVNAILPGAVASPMLDGLAEELGVTPADIHRVFLHHQLFEEVLEPREITEALLWLVSDSARHITGHCLAVDGGWLVK